The Centroberyx gerrardi isolate f3 chromosome 13, fCenGer3.hap1.cur.20231027, whole genome shotgun sequence genome contains the following window.
TTTGGCTCCATACTACCActattttttgtgtgaaattaaTTTCAGAGGGTATTTACAATTGGgcttattacattttcaaaaatccattaatTTTTACACAAAATTTCTGTTTATCTCCAGTTTATGCATCACAACTGTGGTCTTGATTTGAACTTCATTCCTCTGGAATATCTCCTCACACTTCTGCATCTTTGCAGGTGCTGGTACAGTTTGCCAGTCATGGTTCAGCATTGTGACAATCGTTCTGTGTGAGAATGAATTTTTCAAACTCGATAAATACTCTATTAACTTCACTATATTCAAGtacatttaagaaaaaaaaatcattcaaagAGAATAATATGGGACGGTTATAAAGTAGTTGGACAGATTTTATTCAATAAAGTTCTCATTCCTATGTagtcaaaaaatatttttatacaaaaaATACTGTTCATACACTTTTGGAAGCAACCCCTTTTGGAAGCAAACATTGGTAATAACAGCAAATTTTGAAAGTCAGCAATTACAATTTTCTATAACCTACTGTCATTTTCCAAAACTGGGATTCCAGGTAAGCTAAAAAAGGCCTATGGATTTCCAGCTGGTTACATtgtcaaaatctcatcaaaacaTGCTTGTTCAACAGCCCTTCACTTTGAGGTTACATGCATGCTCCAACATCATGAGCAATGCAAAGCCATCAGACTTAATTTGTTAAATAATATAGCAGAGTAACTCaagtaaaaacacacttttaggTACTTCAATTTTTGAGACAACTTGCTATGTTTGCTCCACTATATTCAAAGCAAATATTCTGCTTTACAGTCACTTAACATGTCAGTACTGTGAAGAAAAAGActactgtacatgcatacaaTACATGCAGTTTATGAAATTGATACACCTCAGATGTTaatcatgtgtctgtgtgtgtgtgtgtgtgtgtgtgtgtgtgtacgagcgTGCATGTGAGGgtgcgcgtgtatgtgtgtgcgtaaaaCAGTTGTAACTGACGTCATCAATTGATCAGAGCACCAACAGTTCAGTTTAGTGGCTCCAGCGCAGTGGAAGAGGACAGTCTCAtgattaaaacacacagacactgaaaccTGTCAGAGTGTGATGCGCTCTCTTGGTGCCTTGCAGCCCATATCCTTTCATCCTTCTGTTGGCTGTGGTGATGTTATGAGTGCACATTTCTGACACTCAATCTGACTTGACTTTACGAGCGAGCCTGCCAATGGGGAGGATGTTGCGAAGTTTATACTGATACAATATTTTTTGGAAACTTATCGGACCTCAGTATCATCAAGGGACTCAGGTTACCTGGATTTCCAGGATCTATCCACCGAGGTAAGGCGATTTCTTACAAACCAGTTATATAGACTAATGTATAGGGGGAATGAAGCAataactgatgactgacaagataatattatttggtcaatgtgctGTATTATTGGACGTAGATCACCAAACTATCTTGCACAGATGCACAAAGCAGTGGGAACATTGGTCCTCAATGCTTTCCTGATTTATTTTGTTAGATATCGTTTCCAATTTAATCTCTGGAGATTCCTGCTGGATCTATGCTGTCCATAATATTGATAAAAGCTACTAGATGATAATTTAACTCACGTACGCTATAGGTATAGTGAATTCCATACCCGGCCCTATACCAAATTGATACCCATGCCTTGTGCAAGTGCACTGAGGCAACGGCAAGCTGCGCTTCATGAAAGCGGACAGTTTGGATGATTGCGTAAAGCCCAGTGGCAACAGCTGGTTGCAGCGTGATAAAGCTTCATGCTGCTGATACTTTACAGTAAGTTCAGAATAATTTTCCTGCCTCTAGTGTGGGCTGCCCCACCGTGGTTCCCCTTTAAACCAAGTTAACTGCAAAATTTGTATCATGACTAAATTCCCACTGACATGCTATTTTAAGAGTGTAAGATgatatgctatttttttttcttcgattttttattttttattttacagttagTTATGTGGCCATCCAGAGCCAGTTGAAccataggtgtcatttacactggggacgctggggacatgtccccaccactttttgaaatggccgattttgtccccatcactttttaaaagcataatttgttaaaaatgttctgaaaaatagcTTGCACCAAGAAATGTTAACTAACAAATGAGAACGCTTTGAGAAAGGTCTATTTgcacaataagaaaacatacaatgcaatgtaaacaaatgCGCACTGTCCAAAAAAAGTaatgtaaactaaaaaaaaaaaaaaaatccatgtagtttgttctatatttcacattatttgcgcacagccagttctcgaatggacctccatggcacctgctgtggctgcaATTGCAAAGTCTCTATTAAACATACCAGCATTTCATTCCGCTCACGCGTGTGGTGGACACTTTACTTAGAGATTAAattatttgttgaggtgaaCAGTTTTtacagggaagaggaagagggagagagccactggaggaaaaaaggagattgaagagcaggagagggCATATTTCTGGGGACGCTGGGAACACTGATTCTAAAATGACCCAAAAACGTGCATGCGCCGATCAGTAACTTTAACAAATTCTTGACACAGTTTCTTCTTGCCAGATCTTTATGTACTGGTGCTTTCTACAGTAGATGTGATATTGGCATTGTTCGATTGACATGGTGTTGCAGCTGTGGATGTGATGCATATGGATGACTGTACTTGTGCGATCGacgttgttgtgtgttttatgctgaGTATTTTCGTATTGTCGACTCTGTAGTAGCCTAGGCTATGCCCTTTTGATGCGGCGTTAAGCAATTTTTTTCTCGCCGTAATTATCTGCTCTGACCTCATACCAATCCCCCCAATTGCATTGCCTAAAATCACATATGTTGAAGACcgtttcaaaaatgttttttcatctgaGCCCTTATGTCCCCCACCACTTTTCAACACGCCCTTGAGTTGAACTCTTAAGTTGAGTTACAATGCATAGTTGAATCAATCAGACCCCTTCGCGGCTGCATCGTTTTGCAAGATTGACCCATTAAAgcatttttattcataattcataattcataattcatataataaataaataaataatcattaCTATGTCTTAAAACGCCAGGAGCATATTTTTTCCACTTTacaattgaattgaaataaccagacaaaccaaagcattTAGCCAGCAAGTGCAACACAGCAAAATATCACTATTCTAAACTTTCACTAACATATTCATAAACAAGCACAAAATGCCTTGCATGTTTAAGCTGCTGGAAACTCACACAGGTTTGGATGCAATCTAACATGCTTATCATGATGTGACATGATAGAATACATTTGTCCTTATAGATGATCCtcacaaaatgaaatcaaaacctCTTTCCTCTAATATCAAGACAGTCTTAAAATGACATTCTTTTAGTAACAGATAGGGACTGTTAATTGACCTTAGTTCATTCTACTTAAAGCCCAGTGTGTAATGACAGTTTGGGGTCCCTGCTATATGGCACTGACACCATCTCCTTATTACTGTCTTTGTTCCAtgaatgaaatatatttttccattgtctgagcttttgatgCAATGACATATGTTACAGTATGTGAGTTAAACCTTTGAAGCTGTGaaatatttgtttatatttaccAGGAGTAAAACAGACAgcctttttctcttttagtCTAATCTACAAGTCAAACATGACAAGAATATGTGAGCATACTAAactttctgcccccccccccccccccccacacacacacacagtttcatgcACAGAGGTATTTGCAAGCTTTGTAAACACAACTGTGCTTTCTGATCCGCCTGAATGATGAAAACATTCTGGTCAATTGATGTATTGACGAGAAAATTGCTATCattggtattattattacagtccTTGATTCATTTACACACTATGCCATAGGTTGCAAGCCTGGCTGTAAAAATCAGTTGAGTTGGCAAAATTTGATTTGCCCCCTCTATTGGATTTGAGGAAATGAATTATTTAATGCAGCTGACCACAAGAAGAGTGCTATAACCCCTAAAGACATGATGTGTTTGAGGAGTATTTCTCCATCCTCTGTAATTAAACACCTTGCTTGTTTATTGCTCCTTGTGTTGTCCATTGATTTATGATCATCATCTGACTTTAGCTGCTGAAGTGGTGTGGTGGCTTAAGGGCATGTTAATATATCAGTCCTCCCTCCATTGGATTAGAGGCACATGTAAATTACATTCAGTTGAGGATATTAACAAGGTTAATCTACTCATACCCCAAATTCAATAATATGACTGCCCTCTGACACTAGCTTATTAAGACTGTTAAATTGTAGCCTGtgcatgtcattttttttgtctcacaaAAGTCATCTAAAATTTGCAGTTGCACATTTGctgaattttccattttattacaAAAATGCCACATTACATTTTCTATCAAACTATTTGACTACATTGTATAAAAATAGTATGTTTTTCCCTTGACACTTGAACTTGtaatttcacatgtggaaacAACTTTACACATATGAGATGAGTATGAGGAAACCTTCAATTTCTCATGTGAATTGCCTTTTTTGCCTGAACTAAATTTTtgacaaatgaaaacaagagaGGCACATGTCCTTTGTTAACAGTTGAAACTTCATCCACACATTAAACTCAGGGTTCACATGAATACAAAAATTTAGCTCTAGAGATTTTTCCTCCATGTGTGACTCTTCTGCTTTGTAGACAATCACGTgtcttttttacattatttccctctgtacaatgttttttttccccccgtggaaaactaaatatttttcttcattaaAGCAATCTATTTTGGGTTAAAGTTCACTTTGTTAGAATCATTtggttaatgtgtttttttaatgcatggGTAGATTGCCCTAACTTGCTGAGATGTAATACTTTACTTTCATTTATAGTGGAGACCTAATAGAAAGtttcaagaaaagaaaaaagaagtgaTTTAGTGCAAGAAAACACAAGCGAAATttaagacagaaaacacaagcgAGCTTGAGTTCATGACCCCAGTTTAGTCTCACTTGCATTACTTGTCGTGATGTCACTTGTGGAAatcaacacatacacattacTTAGTTGATTGTGgggtaaaataaaatgatttgtaGGTTGTTGTGGTTGATGCAGCATGTGTCCTTGGCAAGAGGgatgactgtgtttgtgtgagtacCTCATAAGTAATAGATAAATTATTTATCTCCACAGGCATTAAAATTGTTATATTTTGTCTTGTTACACTGACTGAAAGGTAATGTATTATCAAATACCTTATTGAAGAACCATCCCCAACATTGCTCATGAAATAAATCTGTCATGTTTTCAGATGGTGCTGTTTGATGATGACATTGCATTCCACTCCAACATACCTGTAGCAGTGGATATAACAGTGGCTGTCGTCTACACTATATTTGGTGAGTAAAATACTCCAAAATTCAATCCCATACAGGTGAATGACTAATAAAATGAATCCACACTGTCAGTGATTTTTCTACTACTTATGCTCCAGCTGAGATTAGTAACAGCATGATACAAGACAGCACACTGTGAAGCCATGCAAGCATGTGtgcttttgtctgtctctgactTGTGTCTGTGCAAGTAAGTGATACATATTCCAACTCCATCTATACACCATATGTAAATGTATTAGTCTATTCTGCATCAGAGACATACACAGATAAGGACTTTTATAAGGACGCTGAGGGGCTTCTGATGATAAATTCTGTGCCCAGATTAACTTTCATCATAGTCTTTGATCTTGACAGCATTACTGGAGAATCCTTATATTTAATGTAGACTTACACTGCACACTGATGGAACGAAGCCCAATGGCCTCACTGCTTTGTTCCCACAGAACATTGCTgaataaaacacactgaaaataacttgaagctttttgtgtacattttgtgtgtgtgtgtgcatgctcaaaGACAAAGGGAATAAAACATTTAGAGTTGATTGTTGCTCATGCCTCCTGAAGGAAATCCCTCCATTTTCCAGTCAACGTAACAAGATCCCTCCGCCTTGATTGAACGTGGATTTTAAAATGGAAGAGATGCTTATTTTCGGAAGCATCTCAAGTACTCTCATTCAATCCCATACTTGAGAATATCTTGTACTGATGCTACTCACTCAATTCCCCCTACCGATGTGTTTGTAAAATTCCTGACATTAAGTGGGATAGAGCAGGGCCTGTGAGCAGGTTTTTGTATGAGCCTGTAGAAACGGATTTCAGATCCATGCTATCAAGGGAGTCATGGCAGCTGTGATTTTGCATGATCCCCCAGATCAAAGAAAATGTCATCCCATGGCTGCGTTACAGGTGTTCtgttgcatgtactgtatgtttatgtcAAACCACAGTTGAGTAGAGCACCATTGTTCCAAAGAATGTTGACATGTCTACATGGTCTTCACTTATGCAAATATAGCTgtaatattgtttatttatagtgtattatttaaaatgtaaaaataaataaaacatcaaggTGTAAACAAACCTCAAACCACCCATATCTTTGTGTTGGACAGGTAAGCATGTTGATTTATGCGTTTGACAACATGTTGCCTTGTGTAGCCTTGCCTTCATCTCTcttgattaaattaaattacaaagCTAAACCAGCAACCTAATTGATACCTAATGTTCAACAAAGAAACAATGGAGATGTTTACATAATAGGATTCTCAGATTAAACTGGCAGTCTGTGTCCAACAATATGTGTTGCTTGTTTTCGACACATTTGCTGAAAAGTAAAACCCTATTCTCTGACATTAGCAGCTCTGCATACTTGTGGTTGTGGCTCTCACAGTCGGGGGTGGGGGTCTATTTTCCTGCAGGAGTCTGTTCTCTATTTGGCAACAGCACGTTGCTATATGTTTCCTACAAGAAGAAACACCTGTTGAAGCCTGCTGAGTTCTTCATCATCAACCTAGCCATCAGTGACATGGGCCTGACCCTGTCTCTCTACCCCATGGCGATAACTTCCAGCTTCTACCACAGGTACTGCTCCCAGCACCTCGTGACAACAACAGGTATCAAAGAGAAAACATGTCTCTGCTTGATTATTCTCACCACCAGAGATTAGGGGAAGTGTAGTATTGTGAATGGGACGCTTTCATGTGAAACATATGTGTGCTGTAGGGGAGATTGGTGTAGGTGTTGCTTTTGTATGAGACTCCCCTTCAAATTTCATGGTTCATTTAACTATATGGTTGGTTAGCTATATGATTGCCTGTGAGTTCACAGATATGGAGTGTCATGCTcattctattctctctcttttccctttctcaccttctctctcattgatctttttttcctctccttcttgtATTGCaatgtcctcctctgtctttctcacaccCCCTTGCCCTCCTACGCAGGTGGCTGTATGGGAAAACAGTGTGCTACATATACGCTTTTTGTGGCATGTTGTTTGGCATCTGCAGTCTGACCACTCTAACCTTGCTGAGCATGGTGTGTTTTGTGAAAGTATGTTATCCGCTCTATGGTAAGTCTTCAAAGAAGCTATTTTTGCCCATTGAAATGACACAGGATTAACCATCACATCCCTAAGTGGCTGATTGTTGATTTATCTGTGGAAGGAAATGAAACGATAATCCCTCAGTGAAGTATTGCACATTAACCTTTCTTTGATGACTGACAAGTCCAGGAGCCGCAGTCAATAAGTATTGCTTGTGATGTTGGCTATTGCAGTGCAACAAGGCATTCTATCTGACCTCTAAAAATTGTGTTTTCCCAGGAAACGGGACAAAAGGGTTTATATGCAGAACTCTCAATTGGATATTGTAGCATAGATCTCAAGAACACAGTTTATGTAAAGTTAATTATTCATGAACCACTTACTCTCATTGCAGCTTGTCTTTTGAAATCTGGCCTTACTACAAACACTGTATGTTTTCCAACATCTAATATATTGTGTCATTCAAGTTTTGCTCAAATCAACAAATCATCAGTGTGCCCAGAATCTTTGGTTATTGATCTACTTTAGTAATGTAGTATTAATGCTAATTTAATCTGTGTCCCCAGGAAACAGGTTTAACTCAGTCCATGGCCGTCTGCTGATTGCCTGTGCTTGGGCCTATGCCCTGCTGTTCGCCTGCTCCCCACTGGTTCACTGGGGGGAGTACGGACCGGAGCCTTATGGCACTGCCTGTTGCATTGACTGGCGCCTATCCAATCAGCACACCAAGGCACGCACCTACACTGTGGCACTATTCGTTTTCTGCTACATCCTACCATGCTGTGTTATTCTAGTGTCCTACACAGGCATTCTGGTCAAGGTGCGTGCGTCCCACAAGACCATGGAGCAGCATGcatccagacagacacataTGAGCAGCATCCAGACAATAATTGTTAAGGTGAGAGGAAAGTCTgataaacaaatacaaatgattACTTCCATCATACTCTGCTGCATTCAGGTTTAATATTGGGTATCCTCCATGCGGTCATAATTGGATTTACATACCGTAGGAAAAACCAATGGAAGGGAATGTGAAGTAGCAGTTGGCCCACATGCTATTCAGTGCTTCTACACTGTTCGTCATCATCACTGAATGTCAATTATTGACTAAGAAATCTTAAGACATCTTAAGCCGTTCTTTAttgcttcttctctctcttttgctctctcaatctctcctttctctttccaccCTTACATTCTTCTTGCCCTCATTATTACTGTGTCCCTGTATAATTGCAGCGTAGAGATGCATTATTCTACCATTCACTCTTTCAGCTACATGCAGGGTTGTGCATTCTCACTGACAAAAAACAGTGATAAGCCTGAAATCTACCTCAGGGCTAGCTTCCCCTGCACATACCTCTGATTACTGGTGCAAATCTTATTATTGGTACACCATCCAATCTATCTGTGACTCATCTTTAATACAAATGCACGAGAGAAGTGCCCATGGGTcagaataaacacattttacagaACCAGACTGACACAGCATGGTTATGCAGGAGATAATCTAATGGCCATCAAAAAGGGGGttagggtgggggtggagggtgaaTATCAAAGGGCCTCCTTAGAGACAAGAGTCCTCTGTagatttcctctctcctccatttcttGAAGAAATTGGCAGTGACCTCAATAGATCCTCCAGTGATGGAGCTTCTCATTAGCAGCAATTGGCTCTGGTTGCGGGAATACATTGTGATGGATGAGAAGCCAGACACCGATGCTGCTGCTATTGCTGATAAATGGTCATCATCATATATCCCTCTCCATAAGAATATCTCTGATCCATACAAGAATGGTTCACCAAAATGTCTTTCTGCCCATGTAATCATCTGACCGACTGAGGCTAAGATATTgttcaataaatctttcatGCTGTGAAGAATCTAAATGCCCAGGTTCAGTCAGCCTTAGTAGCCAGTCATTGTTCGGCTTTTATCTCTTCATTTTAAGCGCAGAGTTCAGTGGAATGCACCACAGGCTGATCAGGTAGTCAATATtttaactgttttcaaaagtatATCAATTACTCTTTCTCTACTTTTCTGTGCTCTACTCTTCACCAGCTAAGTGTTGCTGTCTGCATTGGTTTCTTTGCGGCGTGGAGTCCCTATGCTGTGGTATCTATGTGGGCTGCCTTTGGACACATTGAGAACATCCCTCCTCTGGCATTCGCCATGCCAGCCATGTTTGCCAAATCCTCCACCATCTACAACCCGATCATCTATCTAATGCTAAGGCCCAACTTCCGCAAGGTAATGTGCAGGGACCTGGGCACTCTGCGCCGCACCTGTCTGAAGGGCTGCCTCTGCTCCCAGGGCCCAGGGAAGTGCCGCTCCAAGCCAATGATCAGGGTCAGCCTTCGCACCATCCGCAGACAGAACAACCAATCCTGCTCAACCAACTCCTCTGCCCATCCTCGCATGGTAGCCTTAAAGGGCAGTAGCGGCTGTGAGAAGTGCAAGGATACTTTCGAATGCTTCAGACACTACCCTCGAGTGTGCCGCGTCACTAACCCCACAGCCAGTGGCAACACATCTAAAGATCAAGTAACTCCAATCCCAGAGGCCCAAACAAATGAGCAAAAGACACACAGTGCGTGTGACAAAAAATCTCTACGGGCCACCATGTGTGGAAAAAGGACTACAGAGATAGACAACCCCCAGATCAATCTAGAGATGGTACCAGGACATGCCAAAGTGGCTTGGCCCTGAAATTTCCCTCCTTTTATATTGTTTACAGTATATCTCTGGATATATTTTGCAGTTGATGTTCTCTAAGCTGTGCAattactttatttgtattttcagGAATCATGTTCAGGAATATACCATAGGCTCCCTGAGTATTTGGGCAGCAGTCACCTTCTTCTGGCCCCCTATGCATTATTCAggctatgaaatgacacaatggCTTTCAGGTTAATTGCAGACAGCTTTAATTTACAGGTATTTTCAGCTAGATTCATTTTTGTTCATGGTCCCAGATTTCAGGATCCCTAAAAGCATTTGGATAGACTAAAATGATAGTTGTCAAACATTCCTACGGTGCAATAACTTTTAGTTTACAACCCAGAAACATTACAAGACTTATCTTACCGTCATGTTGcctttgtagtttttgtttgCACTGAATGCATCTCTATGCAAATTCATTTTGgactttttgtcatttttgattTCTCTGAGGCAGTGAGCAGTATGTTGGCATTTGAGTCAAACTCGCCTCCCAATCATTGTTCGATTACAGCTTTGAGACTTCTTATGTCTGTCAGCTTGGCACGTCTGGATCTAGGAATGTTCTCACATTCTTCCTTGCAGATTTGCACGAGCATGGTCAAATTGGATGGTGAGCATCTCTGAACAGCTATCTTCAAATTATTTCACAGATTTTCTATGGGATTCAAGTCTGGGCTTTGGCTGGGCCACTCAATGACTTTCACACTCTTGTTCTGAAGCCATTCCAGTTGATTTGGCTGTATGCTTATGGTTACTGTCCTCTTGGAACTTAAATCGTCACCCCAGTCAAAGGTCTTTGCCACTCTGAAACAGGCTCTTCAAGAATATGCCTGCATTTGGCTCCAGTCATTGTTCCCTCTATCCTTACAAGTCTTGCAGTCCCTGCAACACCCTCTGAAAAGCCTCCCACAGAATGATGCAGCCACCACCATGCTTCATGGTAGGGATGGCGTTGGGTCATGAGCTGTGCCTGGTTTCCGCCAGACATAGTGCTTTGCATTACAGCTCAAGAGTTAAATTTTAATTTCACCACAGAATACCTTTGCCTCATGCTCGCAGAGTCTTTCGCGTGCCTTTTTACAAACTCCACATGTGTTGTCATGTGCCTTTTTTTCCCAGGAGAGGCTTCCTTCTGAACACTCTGCCATACAGCCCAGGCTTGAGTTCTGCACTGACTGTTTTCCTTCCAGCAAGGTCTCCCATCGCAGCCAACAGCTCTGTAGTCTGTCAGAGTGGCCCTCAGTTTCTCGGTCACCTCCCTGACCAAGGTCCTTCTTGCTCGGTTACTCAGTTTGGTTAGACGTCCAGCTCTATGAAGAGGGTAGTTccacttttttccatttcctaaTGATGGAGCCTACTGTGCTCCTTTGAACTCCAAGATATAAAAATTACTTTCTAACCTGCCCCACATCTATGCCTCCTCACATTTCTGTCTTGGAATTACAGACAGTTCCTTGGACTTTACGTTAGAGTTTCTGCTCTGACATGCACTGTCATCTGTGGGACCTTATGTCTGAATTTGCCACAGGTTGACTCCAATCAAGGACATACAAAGTAATTTGGATGCACCTTAACTCAATTTGGAGTGACAGTACAAAGGGGTTGAATATTTATTgactgaaaacatttcagcttttcattattaattaatttgtaaaaaaaaaaaaaaaaaaaatctaattaaaaaTCTCTTTGACATTATGGGTATTTGTGTGTACATCAATATAATTCAGTTTAAATTGAGGCTGTAACACTTGTAGAGATCcggtgaaatgcaaaaaggaTAGAAAGAGAGCCTAGTGGTATTTCTCGGTTTCTGACTTTCATTGCACAGTAAGAACTTTGACCAC
Protein-coding sequences here:
- the opn7a gene encoding opsin 7, group member a; the protein is MVLFDDDIAFHSNIPVAVDITVAVVYTIFGVCSLFGNSTLLYVSYKKKHLLKPAEFFIINLAISDMGLTLSLYPMAITSSFYHRWLYGKTVCYIYAFCGMLFGICSLTTLTLLSMVCFVKVCYPLYGNRFNSVHGRLLIACAWAYALLFACSPLVHWGEYGPEPYGTACCIDWRLSNQHTKARTYTVALFVFCYILPCCVILVSYTGILVKVRASHKTMEQHASRQTHMSSIQTIIVKLSVAVCIGFFAAWSPYAVVSMWAAFGHIENIPPLAFAMPAMFAKSSTIYNPIIYLMLRPNFRKVMCRDLGTLRRTCLKGCLCSQGPGKCRSKPMIRVSLRTIRRQNNQSCSTNSSAHPRMVALKGSSGCEKCKDTFECFRHYPRVCRVTNPTASGNTSKDQVTPIPEAQTNEQKTHSACDKKSLRATMCGKRTTEIDNPQINLEMVPGHAKVAWP